The following proteins are co-located in the Hydrogenispora ethanolica genome:
- the ltrA gene encoding group II intron reverse transcriptase/maturase, with the protein MLTELAELGQRARKHKRITNAVNFLNLNLLATAFHSLKRDAAVGVDGVTYKDYENNLKDNLQDLYQRVRTQKYQAPPVRRVYIPKGNGKQRPIGIGTLEDRIVQKAVAWMLSVIYEMDFQECSHGFRPKRSCHTALKRLYEVLIERNSRYVVEADVKGCFDNVNHEWLRKFLRHRIADKGMLRLVDKWLKAGVMENGVLIRNEDGVPQGGPVSPVLANIYLHYVLDLWFELRFVKECKGKASLTRYADDFVAVFEEQQDAKRFRAELDKRFTAFALEIAPEKTRVIAFGRYALYYLAKQNKRPESFDFLGFTHYCARSRKGMVIISRKPAKKRRERFIKRIKLWLLQNRHLPVRKQQTHLKEALIGHYQYYGLRNCTNSLSGVRERIKKYWKQSLVKRSQKANRTCTWEILNAKEWFQLPRPRVYNPTV; encoded by the coding sequence ATGTTAACAGAACTTGCAGAGCTAGGCCAAAGAGCAAGAAAGCACAAACGAATCACCAATGCAGTAAATTTTCTCAACCTTAACTTATTAGCCACAGCGTTTCATTCATTAAAACGAGACGCGGCCGTCGGAGTGGACGGAGTAACCTACAAAGATTACGAAAACAATCTTAAAGACAATCTCCAAGACCTGTACCAGCGAGTAAGAACGCAGAAATATCAAGCGCCGCCCGTAAGAAGAGTCTATATACCCAAAGGCAACGGCAAACAGCGCCCAATAGGAATCGGGACACTTGAAGATAGAATCGTACAAAAGGCAGTCGCCTGGATGCTAAGTGTCATATACGAAATGGACTTTCAAGAGTGTTCCCATGGATTCAGACCAAAACGCAGTTGCCACACAGCCCTAAAGAGGCTATACGAAGTGCTAATAGAACGGAACAGTAGATACGTGGTGGAAGCGGATGTGAAAGGGTGCTTCGATAACGTAAATCACGAATGGTTACGGAAATTCCTACGGCACAGGATAGCCGACAAGGGAATGTTAAGGTTGGTTGATAAATGGCTGAAAGCGGGAGTCATGGAGAATGGGGTTCTTATCCGCAACGAAGACGGAGTTCCCCAAGGCGGACCGGTCAGTCCGGTATTAGCAAATATCTATCTCCACTATGTACTGGACCTATGGTTTGAATTAAGGTTTGTGAAGGAGTGTAAAGGCAAGGCAAGTCTAACGCGATACGCGGACGATTTCGTGGCGGTGTTTGAAGAACAGCAAGATGCCAAGAGATTCCGGGCAGAACTTGATAAACGTTTTACAGCCTTCGCACTGGAGATTGCGCCGGAGAAGACCCGTGTCATAGCTTTCGGAAGATATGCCCTATATTATCTAGCCAAGCAAAACAAACGACCGGAGAGTTTTGATTTTCTGGGATTCACCCATTACTGCGCGAGAAGCAGAAAGGGAATGGTGATAATATCCAGGAAACCCGCCAAGAAAAGACGGGAAAGATTCATCAAGAGAATCAAACTATGGCTATTGCAAAATAGACATCTACCGGTCAGAAAACAACAAACCCATCTAAAAGAAGCATTGATAGGGCACTACCAATATTATGGGTTGAGAAATTGTACAAACAGTCTTTCTGGTGTACGGGAAAGAATCAAGAAATACTGGAAACAATCGCTGGTTAAACGAAGCCAGAAAGCCAATCGAACCTGTACATGGGAGATACTGAATGCTAAAGAGTGGTTCCAGTTACCGAGACCGCGGGTATATAACCCAACAGTCTAA